One window of Saccharopolyspora phatthalungensis genomic DNA carries:
- a CDS encoding ABC transporter permease encodes MVLKTQRKERIDELAGTASDAGVSLAASAWRRLKRNPVFVVGALIIAAFVLLALLAPVLAPHDGAQRLLEQQVSRAENTIPPPQPGFPLGGDQYGRDLFSRLLLGSQQTLLVAVLATVIGLGGGLVLGILAGAFGGWVDSVVMRIADVMLSVPSLLLAVSIGALFAQQTQFTVILAVAIVQVPVFGRLLRGTMLAQRASDHVLAARALGVKESAIVFRHMLPNALGPVIVQATLVLAVAIIDAAALSFLGLGAADDSVPEWGQMLGGAQNIIDSHPQLAFWPAGCIILVALGFTLVGESLRDALDPKRRR; translated from the coding sequence ATGGTGCTGAAAACGCAGCGCAAGGAGCGGATCGACGAACTCGCGGGGACCGCGTCGGACGCCGGGGTGAGCCTGGCCGCGTCGGCGTGGCGGCGATTGAAGCGCAACCCGGTGTTCGTCGTCGGCGCGTTGATCATCGCCGCGTTCGTGCTGCTGGCGCTGCTAGCTCCGGTCCTGGCTCCGCACGATGGCGCGCAACGCCTGCTGGAACAGCAGGTCTCCCGCGCGGAGAACACGATCCCCCCGCCGCAGCCGGGTTTTCCGCTCGGCGGCGACCAGTACGGCCGCGATCTGTTCTCCCGGCTGCTGCTGGGCTCTCAGCAGACGCTGCTGGTCGCGGTGCTGGCCACCGTGATCGGGCTCGGCGGCGGACTGGTGCTGGGCATCCTGGCCGGCGCCTTCGGCGGTTGGGTGGACTCGGTGGTCATGCGGATCGCCGACGTGATGCTGTCCGTGCCGTCCCTGCTGCTGGCGGTGTCGATCGGCGCGTTGTTCGCGCAGCAGACGCAGTTCACCGTGATCCTGGCGGTGGCGATCGTGCAGGTGCCGGTCTTCGGACGGCTGCTGCGCGGCACGATGCTGGCGCAACGCGCCAGCGACCACGTGCTGGCGGCGCGGGCGCTGGGGGTGAAGGAGAGCGCGATCGTGTTCCGGCACATGCTGCCGAACGCGCTCGGGCCGGTCATCGTGCAGGCCACGCTGGTGCTGGCAGTGGCGATCATCGACGCGGCGGCGCTGTCCTTCCTGGGGCTGGGCGCGGCCGACGATTCGGTGCCGGAATGGGGGCAGATGCTCGGCGGCGCGCAGAACATCATCGACTCGCACCCGCAGCTGGCGTTCTGGCCGGCTGGCTGCATCATCCTGGTCGCGCTCGGGTTCACGCTGGTCGGCGAATCGCTGCGGGACGCGCTCGATCCGAAGCGTCGGCGCTGA
- a CDS encoding ABC transporter ATP-binding protein, whose protein sequence is MTETPENTEAAANSATGDVLVEIDQIAVHFPIKRGMVLDRTVGYVYAVDGVSLRIERGETYGLVGESGCGKSTLGRAVLRLEKPTAGKVLFDGVDLAGMKGEPLRRMRRRMQMVFQDPLSSLDPRQSVRSLLVEGMRAHGMDTDRAATDTRLRELLSAVGLPSTSLRKYPHEFSGGQRQRIGIARALSVGPDLVVADEPVSALDVSVQAQVLNLVEDLQSEFGLTYLVIAHDLAVVRHIADRVGVMYLGGLVEESTSDELYEEPLHPYSKALLSAVPVPDPAVEDEREQILLSGDLPSPAAPPSGCRFHTRCPWRQPARCDTERPELRELKPGHRVACHYAEDIRDGLLKPHEAHPAGDFKGNQPVDFP, encoded by the coding sequence ATGACGGAAACGCCGGAGAACACGGAAGCTGCGGCGAATTCGGCCACTGGTGACGTACTGGTCGAGATCGATCAGATCGCGGTGCACTTCCCGATCAAGCGCGGCATGGTGCTGGACCGCACGGTCGGCTATGTGTACGCAGTGGACGGGGTGTCGTTGCGGATCGAGCGCGGCGAAACCTACGGCCTGGTCGGGGAATCCGGTTGCGGCAAGTCCACGCTGGGACGCGCCGTGCTGCGGCTGGAGAAACCCACCGCGGGCAAGGTGCTCTTCGACGGGGTCGACCTCGCCGGGATGAAGGGCGAGCCCTTGCGCCGGATGCGCCGCCGGATGCAAATGGTCTTCCAGGACCCGCTGTCCTCTTTGGACCCCCGGCAGTCCGTGCGGTCGCTGCTGGTCGAGGGCATGCGAGCGCACGGGATGGACACCGACCGGGCGGCCACCGACACTCGGCTGCGCGAGTTGCTGTCGGCCGTGGGCCTGCCGTCGACGTCGCTGCGTAAGTACCCGCACGAATTCTCCGGCGGGCAGCGGCAGCGCATCGGCATCGCCCGAGCGCTGTCGGTGGGGCCGGACCTGGTGGTGGCCGACGAACCGGTGTCCGCGCTGGACGTATCGGTGCAGGCCCAGGTGCTGAACCTGGTGGAGGACCTGCAGTCCGAGTTCGGGTTGACCTACCTGGTGATCGCGCACGACCTGGCGGTGGTGCGGCACATCGCGGACCGGGTCGGGGTGATGTACCTCGGCGGCCTCGTGGAAGAGTCCACATCGGACGAACTGTACGAAGAACCGCTGCACCCTTACTCGAAGGCGTTGCTCTCGGCGGTTCCGGTGCCCGATCCGGCCGTAGAGGACGAGCGGGAGCAAATCCTGCTCTCCGGCGACCTGCCGTCGCCGGCCGCTCCGCCGTCAGGATGCCGTTTTCACACCCGATGCCCGTGGCGGCAACCGGCCCGGTGCGACACGGAGCGTCCCGAGCTGCGCGAGCTCAAACCGGGGCATCGCGTGGCGTGCCACTACGCCGAGGACATTCGCGACGGCCTTCTGAAACCGCACGAAGCCCACCCCGCCGGCGACTTCAAGGGAAATCAACCCGTCGATTTCCCTTGA
- a CDS encoding S9 family peptidase encodes MALDIVRLLELTSWRAFDVADTGQVLAGSDESGSTQLVELADGRRTPLTALPGAVTGRYLPGERAVIVQHDTDGDERGQLSLLRLDKPLLRPAQLRDLEPLVRDPDQVHRLLDVLPGRIVYSTNRRNGIDFDVVIRSAVTGEEQVVYDRGGMVMEAAAAPDSHYLALTVPADRPMSDRLIVVNTLPMTEADHVLPLTRRDEPARHFQIDWLPDDSGLIVSTDADRDRTGIARIDPRTGARRWLVTSDEHDLTGWLSPDGSTLLVQANEDGASRLTLHDAATGHLMRVVRLPADGWCAFPLPTPVWSPDSRFVALSFSAPTVPGDVLLVDAATGEYESLTDSAAQLDGQRPVEPTAHRVPTRDDEQLPCAVYCPEAADPELAGSAVLIIHGGPESQAVRSFNPIVQALVAQGHTVLVPNVRGSTGYGKRWYSADDGRKRLESVADLGDLHDWLPTIGLDRKRAALWGGSYGGYMVLAGLAFQPERWAAGVDIVGISSLVTFLENTAAYRRAHREREYGSLAADAGFLREASPLTRVAAIAAPLFVLHGANDPRVPLSEAEQIAAAVRAKGLECELLVYGDEGHGLAKRTNRLDAYPRALAFLARHLRS; translated from the coding sequence ATGGCGCTGGACATCGTGCGGTTACTGGAGCTGACCAGCTGGCGGGCCTTCGACGTCGCCGACACCGGCCAGGTGCTGGCCGGGTCCGACGAGTCCGGTTCGACCCAACTGGTCGAGCTCGCCGATGGCCGGCGGACCCCGCTTACGGCGCTTCCGGGCGCCGTCACCGGCCGCTACCTGCCCGGCGAACGGGCCGTGATCGTGCAGCACGACACCGACGGCGACGAGCGCGGCCAGCTCTCCTTGCTGCGCCTGGACAAACCACTGCTCCGTCCGGCGCAGCTGCGCGACTTGGAGCCGCTGGTCCGCGACCCGGACCAGGTGCACCGGCTGCTCGACGTGTTGCCGGGCCGGATCGTCTACTCGACCAACCGCCGCAACGGCATCGACTTCGACGTGGTGATCCGCAGCGCGGTCACCGGCGAGGAGCAGGTGGTTTACGACCGGGGCGGCATGGTGATGGAGGCGGCGGCCGCACCGGACAGCCACTACCTGGCGCTGACCGTGCCCGCCGACCGGCCGATGTCCGACCGGCTGATCGTGGTCAACACGCTGCCGATGACCGAGGCCGATCACGTGCTGCCGCTGACCCGCCGCGACGAGCCCGCCCGGCACTTCCAGATCGACTGGCTGCCCGACGATTCCGGGCTCATCGTCAGCACCGACGCCGACCGGGACCGCACCGGCATCGCGCGCATCGACCCGCGCACCGGTGCGCGGCGCTGGCTGGTGACCTCCGACGAGCACGACCTCACCGGCTGGCTCTCCCCGGACGGATCGACGCTGCTGGTGCAGGCCAACGAGGACGGCGCGAGTCGGCTGACACTGCACGACGCCGCCACCGGTCACCTGATGCGCGTGGTCCGGTTGCCCGCCGACGGCTGGTGCGCATTCCCGCTGCCCACCCCGGTCTGGTCACCGGACTCGCGATTCGTCGCGTTGTCGTTCAGCGCCCCGACGGTCCCCGGCGACGTGCTGCTGGTGGACGCCGCGACGGGGGAATACGAGTCGCTGACCGACTCCGCCGCGCAGCTCGACGGGCAGCGGCCGGTGGAGCCGACCGCGCACCGGGTGCCGACCCGCGATGACGAGCAGCTGCCGTGCGCCGTGTACTGCCCGGAGGCGGCCGATCCGGAGCTGGCCGGTTCGGCGGTGCTGATCATCCACGGCGGCCCGGAAAGCCAGGCGGTGCGGTCGTTCAACCCGATCGTCCAGGCGCTCGTCGCGCAAGGGCACACCGTGCTGGTGCCCAATGTGCGCGGCTCCACCGGATACGGGAAGCGCTGGTATTCCGCCGACGACGGGCGCAAGCGGCTGGAGTCGGTGGCCGATCTCGGCGACCTGCACGACTGGCTGCCGACGATCGGGCTGGACCGCAAGCGCGCGGCGCTGTGGGGCGGCTCCTACGGCGGGTACATGGTGCTCGCCGGGCTGGCGTTCCAGCCGGAGCGGTGGGCGGCCGGGGTCGACATCGTCGGGATCTCGTCGCTGGTCACGTTCCTGGAGAACACCGCCGCGTACCGGCGCGCGCACCGCGAGCGCGAGTACGGCTCGCTCGCCGCCGACGCCGGGTTCCTCCGCGAGGCGTCACCGCTGACCAGGGTCGCCGCGATCGCTGCACCGCTGTTCGTGCTGCACGGGGCGAACGACCCCCGGGTGCCGCTGTCCGAAGCCGAGCAGATCGCGGCGGCGGTCCGGGCCAAGGGCCTGGAGTGCGAGCTGCTGGTCTACGGCGACGAGGGCCACGGCCTGGCCAAGCGGACCAACCGCCTCGACGCCTACCCGCGAGCCCTCGCGTTCCTCGCCCGCCACCTCAGGTCGTGA
- a CDS encoding ABC transporter substrate-binding protein, translated as MSRAPSASRRAPSTRRRVVAAGVALVATTSLAAACAQSQREAGGGAGGTLTFGAAGAPDLFDPFYASDGETFRITRQIMEGLVGFKPGSADVEPALAESWEHTPDGKTWTFKLRQGVKFHDDTDFNGDAVCKNFQRMFNQTGAGQNNALSYYWIGSFGGFADGKTPSLYQSCETPDAATAVLHLTRATSKFPDLLALPSFSMQSPTAMDRYQANNVQAQGDSFVYPEYAKAHPTGTGPFKFGSYEESNGTIKLVRNDQYWGTKAKLNELIFRIIPDETVRKQELESGAIDGYDLPNAADLKALRDAGNNVQVRDPFNIMYLGITQKNNPALRNLKVRQALAYAVDRETLVKANLPEGAEVATQFYPNTVDGYAQDVQQYPHDPAKARQLLAEAGASNLTVNFYWPTEVTRPYMPDPQGIYNALAEDLRDAGITVNPVSKPWNGGYIDDVDNARADIFLLGWTGDFNSPDNFIGIFFGTPTNRFYTAASPWGEELAAQLRAADGEPDETKRNQMYQDINRKLLSEYLPAVPLSHSPPAIVTSSKVHGLQPSPLNAEEFASVSVSGQ; from the coding sequence ATGAGTAGAGCTCCATCGGCTTCGCGTCGCGCGCCGAGCACGCGGCGTCGTGTTGTGGCCGCCGGCGTCGCCCTCGTCGCGACCACCTCGCTGGCCGCCGCCTGTGCGCAATCGCAGCGCGAGGCGGGCGGCGGTGCAGGCGGCACACTCACCTTCGGCGCGGCCGGTGCACCCGACCTGTTCGACCCGTTCTACGCATCCGACGGCGAGACCTTCCGGATCACCCGTCAGATCATGGAAGGCCTGGTCGGATTCAAGCCGGGTTCCGCCGACGTCGAACCGGCGCTCGCCGAGAGCTGGGAGCACACCCCGGACGGCAAGACCTGGACCTTCAAGCTCCGCCAGGGCGTGAAGTTCCACGACGACACCGACTTCAACGGCGACGCGGTGTGCAAGAACTTCCAGCGCATGTTCAACCAGACCGGCGCCGGTCAGAACAACGCGCTGTCCTACTACTGGATCGGGAGCTTCGGCGGGTTCGCCGACGGCAAGACCCCGTCGCTGTACCAGTCGTGCGAGACGCCGGACGCGGCCACCGCCGTGCTGCACCTGACCCGCGCCACCTCCAAGTTCCCCGACCTGCTCGCGCTGCCGTCGTTCAGCATGCAGTCGCCGACCGCGATGGACCGGTACCAGGCGAACAACGTGCAGGCGCAGGGCGACAGCTTCGTGTACCCGGAATACGCCAAGGCCCATCCGACCGGCACCGGCCCGTTCAAGTTCGGCTCCTACGAGGAGAGCAACGGCACCATCAAGCTGGTCCGCAACGACCAGTACTGGGGTACGAAAGCCAAGCTCAACGAGCTGATCTTCCGCATCATCCCGGATGAGACGGTCCGCAAGCAGGAGCTCGAATCCGGCGCCATCGACGGCTACGACCTGCCGAACGCCGCCGACCTCAAGGCGCTGCGCGACGCCGGGAACAACGTCCAGGTCCGCGACCCGTTCAACATCATGTACCTGGGCATCACGCAGAAGAACAATCCGGCGCTGCGGAATCTGAAGGTGCGGCAGGCGCTGGCCTATGCGGTGGACCGGGAGACGCTGGTCAAGGCCAACCTGCCGGAAGGCGCCGAGGTGGCCACCCAGTTCTACCCGAACACGGTGGACGGCTACGCCCAGGACGTCCAGCAGTACCCGCACGACCCGGCGAAGGCCCGGCAACTGCTCGCCGAGGCGGGCGCGTCGAACCTGACGGTGAACTTCTACTGGCCGACCGAGGTCACCCGGCCCTACATGCCGGACCCCCAGGGCATCTACAACGCCCTCGCCGAGGACCTGCGCGACGCCGGTATCACCGTCAACCCGGTGAGCAAGCCGTGGAACGGCGGCTACATCGACGACGTGGACAACGCCAGGGCGGACATCTTCCTGCTCGGCTGGACCGGTGACTTCAACTCGCCGGACAACTTCATCGGCATCTTCTTCGGCACGCCGACCAACCGCTTCTACACCGCCGCTTCGCCGTGGGGCGAAGAGCTGGCGGCCCAGCTGCGAGCCGCCGACGGCGAGCCGGACGAGACCAAACGCAACCAGATGTACCAAGACATCAACCGGAAGTTGCTGTCGGAGTACCTGCCCGCGGTGCCGCTGTCGCACTCGCCACCGGCGATCGTGACCAGCTCGAAGGTCCACGGGCTGCAGCCCTCGCCGTTGAACGCCGAGGAGTTCGCGTCGGTGAGCGTCTCGGGGCAGTGA
- a CDS encoding ABC transporter ATP-binding protein, whose protein sequence is MALLEVRDLSVVFARKGEPPVTAVDGISFDVEPGRTVGLVGESGCGKSVTSLAIMGLLPSTGAEVSGSVTFDGTDLLRLPRRDLDQRRGRDLSMVFQDPLTSLNPVVPIGLQVSEVIERHRGLPRKAAMPAAEDLLRRVGIPDPGRRLKEYPHQLSGGMRQRALIAMALACKPRLLIADEPTTALDVTIQAQILRLLAELVVETETALIMITHDLGVVAGLCDEVNVLYAGRVVERALRHELFAHPRHPYTAGLLASIPRLDSPRGQRLSPIKGSITDNIPWDTGCAFCPRCPNALEVCEQQTPDVSIDTGARLLRCHNPVRETMSTSMEAS, encoded by the coding sequence ATGGCACTGCTGGAAGTTCGCGACCTCTCGGTGGTCTTCGCGCGCAAGGGCGAGCCGCCGGTGACCGCCGTGGACGGCATCTCCTTCGACGTCGAGCCGGGCCGCACCGTCGGTCTGGTCGGCGAGTCCGGCTGCGGCAAGTCGGTCACCTCGCTGGCGATCATGGGCCTGCTGCCGAGCACCGGTGCGGAGGTGTCCGGCTCGGTCACCTTCGACGGCACCGATCTGCTCCGGCTGCCCCGGCGGGACCTCGACCAGCGCCGCGGCCGCGACCTGAGCATGGTGTTCCAGGATCCGCTGACGTCGCTGAACCCGGTGGTGCCGATCGGCTTGCAGGTGTCGGAGGTCATCGAGCGGCACCGCGGCCTGCCGCGCAAGGCCGCCATGCCGGCGGCGGAGGACCTGCTGCGGCGGGTGGGGATCCCGGACCCGGGGCGGCGGCTGAAGGAGTATCCGCACCAGCTCTCCGGCGGCATGCGGCAGCGCGCGCTGATCGCGATGGCGCTGGCCTGCAAGCCGCGGCTGCTCATCGCCGACGAGCCGACCACCGCGCTGGATGTGACGATCCAGGCGCAGATCCTGCGGCTGCTGGCGGAACTGGTCGTCGAGACCGAGACCGCGCTGATCATGATCACGCACGACCTGGGCGTGGTGGCAGGGCTGTGCGACGAGGTGAACGTGCTGTACGCGGGCCGGGTGGTGGAACGGGCGCTGCGGCACGAGTTGTTCGCGCACCCGCGACATCCCTACACGGCGGGCCTGCTGGCGTCGATCCCGCGGCTGGATTCGCCGCGCGGGCAACGGTTGTCGCCGATCAAGGGCTCGATCACCGACAACATCCCGTGGGACACCGGGTGCGCGTTCTGCCCGCGCTGCCCGAACGCGTTGGAGGTCTGCGAACAGCAGACCCCGGACGTGAGCATCGACACGGGGGCGCGGCTGTTGCGCTGCCACAACCCAGTGCGCGAGACGATGTCGACTTCGATGGAGGCGTCATGA
- a CDS encoding YbaB/EbfC family nucleoid-associated protein, whose protein sequence is MQQIMEQAQKMQQQLMTAQQELAAAEVTGSAGGGLVTATVSGAGELKGLSIDPKAADPEDTETLADLVVAAVRDANRAAQELQAQKMGPLTGALGGGDLGGLSLPGM, encoded by the coding sequence ATGCAGCAGATCATGGAACAGGCGCAGAAGATGCAGCAGCAGCTGATGACTGCGCAGCAGGAGCTCGCCGCCGCGGAGGTCACCGGGAGCGCCGGTGGCGGACTGGTCACCGCGACCGTCAGCGGTGCGGGCGAGTTGAAGGGGCTGTCGATCGACCCGAAGGCGGCCGACCCGGAGGACACCGAGACGCTGGCCGACCTGGTGGTCGCGGCGGTGCGCGACGCTAACCGCGCCGCGCAGGAGCTGCAGGCCCAGAAGATGGGCCCGCTCACCGGTGCGCTGGGCGGCGGGGACCTCGGCGGTCTCAGCCTCCCAGGCATGTGA
- the recR gene encoding recombination mediator RecR, which produces MYEGPVQDLIDELGRLPGIGPKSAQRIAFHLLAAEPADVTRLQEVLQKVKEGVVFCEVCGNVSEETTCRICRDTRRDTTLVCVVEEPKDVLAVERTREFKGRYHVLGGALDPLSGVGPDQLRVRELLARIGQDEITEVIIATDPNTEGEATATYLVRMLRDFPGLTVTRLASGLPMGGDLEFADELTLGRALSGRRAM; this is translated from the coding sequence GTGTACGAAGGTCCGGTTCAGGATTTGATCGATGAGCTCGGCAGGTTGCCGGGCATCGGCCCGAAGAGCGCGCAGCGCATCGCCTTCCACCTGCTCGCGGCCGAGCCCGCGGACGTGACCCGGTTGCAGGAAGTCCTGCAGAAGGTCAAGGAAGGCGTGGTGTTCTGCGAGGTCTGCGGCAACGTCTCGGAGGAGACGACCTGCCGCATCTGCCGGGATACCCGGCGCGACACGACGCTGGTGTGCGTCGTCGAGGAGCCCAAGGACGTGCTGGCGGTCGAACGCACCCGCGAGTTCAAGGGGCGCTACCACGTGCTTGGCGGCGCGCTGGATCCGCTGTCCGGGGTCGGGCCGGACCAGCTGCGGGTGCGCGAGCTTCTGGCTCGGATCGGGCAGGACGAGATCACCGAGGTGATCATCGCGACCGACCCGAACACCGAGGGCGAGGCGACCGCGACCTATCTGGTGCGGATGCTGCGGGACTTCCCGGGCCTGACGGTCACCCGGCTGGCGTCCGGCCTGCCGATGGGCGGCGACCTGGAGTTCGCCGACGAGCTGACGCTCGGCCGAGCGCTCTCCGGCCGCCGCGCGATGTAG
- a CDS encoding ABC transporter permease, with product MLRYTIRRLAQLALVVVVLSMLLFAWLRMLPGGPVSALLGDRATPEARARLEADLGLDQPIFVQYWRFLARAVTGDFGTSTGVQRGSPALEVFLTRFPATLELSILALLLAVVVGIPLGYLAARKRGSWLDNLSITWSLIGVAVPVFFLAFLLKFVFAIELGVLPASGRQDTGLDATRVTGFYILDGLLTREFDAAWNSFVHLILPAIALSTIPFAVIFRITRAAVLDVMDEDYVRTARAKGLAGMVIRRRHILHNAMLPVVTTIGLQTGALLAGAVLTERVFNIAGIGQAVAIGFQRKDFPVLQVVILASAMVYVLVNLIVDLSYALIDPRLRTR from the coding sequence GTGCTGCGCTATACGATCCGGCGACTCGCGCAGCTGGCGCTGGTCGTCGTTGTGCTGTCGATGCTGCTGTTCGCCTGGCTGCGGATGTTGCCCGGCGGTCCGGTTTCGGCGCTGCTGGGTGACCGCGCCACGCCCGAAGCACGGGCCAGGCTGGAAGCCGATCTCGGCCTGGACCAGCCGATCTTCGTGCAGTACTGGCGTTTCCTGGCACGCGCGGTCACCGGCGACTTCGGGACGTCGACCGGCGTGCAGCGCGGTTCGCCGGCGTTGGAGGTATTCCTGACCCGGTTTCCGGCCACGCTGGAGCTGTCGATCCTGGCGCTGCTGCTGGCGGTCGTCGTGGGCATCCCGCTCGGGTACTTGGCCGCCCGCAAACGCGGCAGCTGGCTGGACAACCTGAGCATCACCTGGTCGCTGATCGGTGTTGCCGTGCCGGTGTTCTTCCTGGCGTTCCTGCTGAAGTTCGTGTTCGCTATCGAGCTGGGCGTGCTGCCCGCCTCCGGTCGCCAGGACACCGGGCTGGACGCGACCCGGGTGACCGGCTTCTACATCCTGGACGGGCTCCTGACCCGTGAATTCGACGCCGCGTGGAACTCGTTCGTGCACCTGATTCTGCCGGCGATCGCGCTGTCCACCATCCCGTTCGCGGTGATCTTCCGGATCACCCGGGCCGCGGTGCTGGATGTGATGGACGAGGACTACGTGCGCACCGCGCGGGCGAAAGGCTTGGCGGGCATGGTGATCCGGCGTCGGCACATCCTGCACAACGCGATGCTGCCGGTGGTGACCACGATCGGCCTGCAGACCGGCGCGCTGCTCGCCGGGGCAGTGCTGACCGAGCGAGTGTTCAACATCGCCGGGATCGGCCAGGCCGTGGCGATCGGGTTCCAGCGCAAGGACTTTCCGGTGCTTCAAGTGGTGATCCTGGCCTCCGCGATGGTGTACGTGCTGGTCAACCTGATCGTCGACCTCTCGTACGCGTTGATCGACCCACGACTGCGGACACGGTGA